GGATCCGTAGAGCTTcattgatttgtgatttgttgatgttttcagtcactttgagcttgattcccgcaaactttaggatctagacagatggtttggatgattctgcttcgaatgttctccgattttTGGGATTCAAGTTCTTGAAGACTTTGAGGCTTGATTCTTGCAGAGCTTTTTACTTCTGAATCTTTGTCCCCTTAAATGTCTTAGAAAGGCTTCTATTTACAGGAGTTTGGGGGTGAGTGAGCGACACGTGGTGGAatctgattggtgacacatgtcacagcctgattggttCACTTAACACGTGCTGgactgcttgtgtcatcgcttacacgcaCTGATgagtgattggtttttgcatgacacttggcaaatttctgttggtttctgaatagtgatagcaaaacctagcagcaatacgtggtgctttgtaattggctgtattttgtggacttggtaatgtgacatGTCAGCTTATGATAGGTCAGAAAATTTCCCTCTCTACACCAACATAAAAACAacttagttttaaacaaaagcTTCATAAGATAACAATTCTTCATTAACTTTCATATGTTAACATAAAATGCTATcatatgttcaatttttttttttttggggggataaAATCAATCCCTATGCCAGGAGTGACAGATTAGTAAAACTTGTTGATAAGTCATTCAATGTGGCAGATTTATTACAGATAAGAGACTGCATCAATTTAATAGTGACTTAACAATTGAAATAGAGGTAGGAAACAGTACTGATTCATTCACTTGCAATATTTGAGGTGGTGCACATTATCTTTGCACAGACCAACAACAATAATTGGGAGTAGGCAAACTAAACAAAGCATGTTATATTTGATTAATAGACTTCATACTTCtaaaaagaactaaaataatacttatcaaaaataaaaagaactaacAGTATATTGGCATTATAAAATCAtagtattgaataaaaaatttgacaacttcTACTGTATACAAAAGTAAAGAGTGTTGAAGCATACTAAAGTTGTCTATCACTATACCACTTATCAACAAGCTCACTAAGCCCAGCCGTCATATATCATACCAAATCATATatttgatgaatttaatcaaatCCTAACAATTTCAAGAAGTTAAAAACATCTTTAAAAAAACGACACAATCAATTTAATGTGTGTAAAGAATCAAAAGCCTTTTATTTGATATAGTGAAATATAAATTTGACTTATTCATTACTTACAACCTAAATATAAACTTTCTGCATCCTGCACAGATTGCACAAGTTCAGcctttttgtgaaaaaatttctaagggAGAAGTCAAAGAGAAGCTCATCAAATTGTCCATGTTGTCACAAAGGCAATAAAATGAGATAAGATTATGTTGGCTAAGTATGTATGACATTTCCATCTTTGAGGCTGTGCACAATGTTATTGACCCTAGTATCAGTTGGGATATAATAGCCACAATTCCCATTAGGATTTTTTACtccttaataaattaataactctAATGTTCATGTGTTCAAGAATAAGAGGggggaaaaataaagagagCATAATAAGGGCTcaattttgtattcaaattccATATTTGATACCACAAATACCTGCCAACATGAACTTCACCAAAATAGTAACCTTTCTAGAAAATTCAACAAACTAATCTTTGTATTCAGATACACTATTACCCCCATCAAGTAAAACCAAACTCTCCATAGAATTAGCAGTGTAATCCGCCCAACATGCATCTTCAATAGCAAAAATGTTCTGATGATTCTCAGGGTTAAACGAAACTAGCCTATTGGCATTATTAATTAGAATTTCACCATTGTCAGTGCCACCGTAGCAGCTATCAAAGGGATTCATTGTTATACATTTTTTAGTCCAAGTCCAAGACTCAGCCACACCATACTCCTTCATCTCCCATATAAGGCATATGCAACTCCTATTAGCAGGATCATGACAAAAAACAATCAAAGCCAGTGATCCCTTGTATACTTCAAGTTGTCTAGACCTTAGATTGAATCAACTTGAGTAATTTTGAGGCAGCTTTATCTCACGAAATCTCTCATCATCTTCGTCAAAGGACAAGATAAAATCATAGCCCTGAACATATGCTATGAAGTGCAGAGCTCCATTTACAAATATACAACGTTTacctaaattattaaataaaaaaataggtcGACTTAAGGACTCCACTGATATTTCAACCTTTCTCCACGAATCAGTACTGGATGTGTAAATCTCGGCCTCCATCCCTAACCGATTTAATACTACTTCTTCAATAATCTCATAAAAACGCGCAAGTCTAAGAATcttgaaatcatttttttgagaattataaGCAAGTCCAAGAGTGACGCTATCAAGTCTAAGAGTGCCGCTATCAACATAGTCAATCAAGCGAACAGGAGCAAGTGTCTTAAACTTTCTAATGCTAATGCTTGGGTTCCACAGACATATTATATGATCACGATGGTCGGTAAGACAATCAAGGCAGAACATGCCATTACAGAAGCTAACCACGTTGAAACCAGAAAAGGGATTTGAAAAGCAGAAATCTGGGTGAGTGTGTGGTCGCTATTGTAAACAGCCGTACACAGTTCATGGCTAGATGAAAAATCCTTTGGTACGTATGTATATAACAGATAAccattgttattgttattattgtcAGTGGATAGTGATTCTTTCGCTTTGTTGAGGTTGAGATGTGTGGTGATGAAAATCGGGTTGGTGATGGTGGAGTACCAAGATAGATTTGGAAACGTATCTGAATCGGACTAAGAGCATCAACATTGGAAAATTCCAATTCTACTTTATTTTACCATtccaaaaagtcactttattattataccatcccattttacaatacttccaacatcccaaaactctatttttattaaaatattattttttaatctttctttattatttctctccAACCGTCATTTTTTTTCAGACTTGATTTTCCTAGGCTTTCCaacagtcatttttttttttctctctttctccctcaacctctagcaccggTTCAATACACAGAGCCACACCCACATACCCATGATACACCGGTCAACctatccaaacccatcaccacacacacacaaacacaaactatcaaaccatcaacaaagccacacacacaaacacaaaccatcaacagagccacacacacacaaaccatcaaaccagtTGGAGCAAACAACGaccaccacacccaccacccaagccaccgatcagcAAACCTAAGCCACCGATCAGAAACCCACGCCACAGATTTGAAacccaccggagcaaacccattcaaaaaaaaatcatcaccagAGCCACCATCGGAGCTACCGATGATCAACCCAATCGATCCACCCACTAATCAACAGATCCACCGTTTCAAACCCACCATCAATCGATCCCAGCCCACCGATCCAAACCCAGCTCACTGATCCACGATGAGAGATGAGAAAGAGGCCGTGTGAAGCTTCGCCGATCCATGACCAACAACCCACTTCAGCCACAACCCAACCATGACCCAAACACCGGACTCAACCACGACCAACGACCCAAACACCGGACCCAACCATGACCCACAACCCCTTTAAGCACcaatcacaaccaaaaaaaaaaaaaaaaaaaaaaaaccacaaccacacaCAGTGACACgccaaaaaccacaaccaccactagcccacgcccaaaaaaaaaaaaaaaagcaaccatAGAACCCACCgtctgaagagaggagagagcatatggagaaacagagaaggaagagagagaagagagttgAAATAATGAGACAATGGAGAGAGAAATTtcgtgctacagtacaattccaactttagaattgtactgtagcactattgcaaaattttttgcaatagttggATTTACAATTCTCTGATGCAAACGGTTTTGAGGCATAAAATGCCAAAAAGTCCTTAGATATGGCATTAACATTCTCCAATGCCAATGCTCTAAGGATTTCACTGGCAGCCAAGTTAGGATGTTAAATATGATGTCGTTAGGGACAGGGAGGTGCTTTTCCGTAGGTCGAGACATCTTCGTTGGCGGTTCCATTTAGCTTTCCGAATATTTCTGATTACTTTAATTATTCAGACCTTACTACTTTTATAATGCCTATGGCCCATGGTGCTGCGACTCTGGACCTCAACACCCAtgttgtaaaaactaaaaagcccatttaccaaaaaaaaagggtaaattttctagaaaatttttgaacttttgtttataataaatataaattttttaaaatctaacgGTAGAATTAcagtttttattatatttttcatacttataaaattttaagaagattaGAGATCAATAAGTACATcaacaatcaaattttaaagtttcattctatcacttttaaaaaataaaaaataaaataagtttcaagtttttgtaatataaaattatgcataaaaaaatgtgtattgTCGAGACATCTTCGTTGGCGGTTTGATTTAGCTTTCTGAATATTTCTGATTACTTTTAACCATTAAGACCTTACTACTTTTATAATGCCTATGGCCCATGATGCTGCGACTCTGGACCTAAACACCCACATTGCAAAAAGcccatttaccaaaaaaaaagggtaaattttctagaaattttttgaacttctttttgtaataaatataaattttaaaaatctaatggtagaattacattttttattatattttccatacttataaaattttaagaagattaaagatcaataactatatcaacaatcaaattttaaagtttcattctatcatttttaaaaaaaaaaatttaagtttcaagtttttgtagtataGAATTacgcataaaaaaataagtgtattgattaaatagtaaatgacaccgatttgaatgaaatttgacatgcctTATTGTCATCCCATTGTTCGACCCAGGACTTTATAAATATgcatttttgacaaaattttctaaattgcATGTAAACcattatgaaaaaagaattttatttatttgttatgccAAGGAGCCTCACCAGTAATTTTGTACTAAATTGTGTTGAATTATATGGatttacaaattataaaattatttgaaacaATTATCCAGCCTTGTATGGCAATTGTAAATTGtttggccattgaaacaaatttcgatgaaaaaaaaatctctgcTCCTATATGGTCTGGTAGGTTAAAGGAGGAAAAAGTCTCTCACTCTTCCCTCACCcttgggtttgtttttattttccaataacAAGAAGTCAACAACATTCTCGTGCCTTTTGTAATGCTGGTCCTATCAAAAGCTACCAACTCAAACGTAATTGACATTCAAATAGTAAGTTATAAATAGACATTTGGAATTAAGGACTAAAACCTAAAGCTATGCTCATTACAATTTTGTAGTCTTCCAAATCAGAGCAATAGTTTCATGCCAGCAGCAGCAAGAATGAAAGTCAACATAATTACAGCTATGTTTTAAACACAAGCTTCATTCGATAACAATTCTTCAGTAGCTTTCCTATACCATAAAACACTATCACCACAAAAGGGTCATGTCTTACATCTTTTATGTCAAACCTGTAATCAAAATTATTCCTGAGCTTGAGGTTGAAAAGGCCTATCTAAATCCCTAGGCAAGGAGTGACATGTTAGCAAACATAACTACCAAATCATTCGaccaggaaatttttttttgaaacaagagAGTACATCAATTTATTAGTggcttaactttttttttttttttttttttatgcagtGACTTAACCGTTGAAACAGAGGCAGAAAATAAGTGATTCAATCACCTGTCATATAAGTGTGCACATTATCCTTGAACAGATCAGCAACAATCATTGGAAAATAGGCAAACTAAACTAAGcatgtaattgttttttttaaaaaaaactaagcatgtaattttattaaattaataggcttaattcttttaaaaagaaCTAGAAGAATAAAGGCACtgaaaaatcatataattgagtaaaaaaattgactttGACTTATGCTGTATACAAAAGTAAGAGTATCCAATCATACCAAGTGGTCTATATATATCACTGGCCCTCTTATCAACAATCTCAATAAGCCCAACTATCTTATATcatacaaaataatatattttgataactCCAAGATTTTCAGCAAACTCTTAACATTTTCAAGCAGttaaaacattttgttttttaaacaataaaatcaaatgCAAAGAATATGAAGGCTTCATTTGATAtagtgaaatataaaattagactTATTTATTGCTTATCACCGATAAGTCCACTCTCTGCACCCTGGATAGGATACAGAAATTAAGCCCCTTTTTTTGGGTGGGTTCTGATTTCTGAAGGCAAAGAGATTAAgctcatcaaaattttcatgttatCACAAGGGCAATCACATATGATAAGATTATGACATGTATGCAGCACCATGACATTGCCATCTTTGAGGATGCGAACAATGTTGTTGACACAAATATCAATTGGGCATAACAGCCACAATccccattaaaataattttcttaataaattaatacGTCTGATGTTCATAAAcaataagagaaaagaaagaaacaacataATAAGAGATCAAATTCAAATTGCATATTTGATACCAAAATACATGTCATTGAACTTCACAAAAATAGCTACCTTGCTAGAAACTTCAACAGACTAATCTTCATATTCAGACGACGCATTTACCATCAAGCAAAACCAAACTCTCCATAAAATTAGATGCATAACTAACCCATCTAATATTTCTTTTTGGTACAGACTTTCTAGTCCAAGACTCTACCAAACCATATTCCTTCATCACCCATATGTCGCATGTGGGGTCTATATCACGAGAAACAATAAAAGCCAGCAATCCCTTGAACACTGCAAGACCTCCATCCCGAACTTTCTAACGCTTGGGTTCCACAAACATATTATAGGATCATCATCATATCTACTTAGGCAGAAGATGCCGTTACAGAAGCAATTGACGAAGTAACCATCCAAAAAGTAAAATGGGGTTTTAAACCTAGAAATCTCAGTCAATATGTGGTCCCTATTGCAAACAAATGCAACCAATTCTTCTTCATTAGATGAAAAGTACTGTGATTTAGATGTATATAGCAGATAATCATTGTGACTATCTTTATTGGATAATGATTTGGCTTCGTTGAGCTTGAAGTGTGTGGTAATAAATATGCGGCTGGTTATGGTGGAGTTCAAAGATTTTGAAACGCACCTGAATCGGATTAAAGATTTCACTGGCAGCCGAGTCAGTATGTCGAATACGATGTCGTCCGGGACACACTCGGTTGACAATATTAGCTTTTCCGTAGGTTGAGACATCGGTGGTACACTGGTacttttggtttgggtttgcggctagaagaaagttttttttttttttttttttttttttttttttaaaaaaaaaaaaaaaaaaaaaaaaaaaaaaaaaaaaaacagtatatatatatatatatatacattctcTGCCTAAAAGGAGTCCgagtaaaaatcaaagagagatgctacgtttacaatatttttacaacaaatcacaggtagttagttgttattggttcaaatttgaatttaacactaggatgacttttttgccccaacaataacaaccagtaacaatctgccacttaggatttgttgcaaaaatattgtaaaaatgttatagacatatcatttctcaaaatcaaataccTTAAAATTCTTGAACTCTAAGTTAATACTGACACTGTGTATGTatcaatcatttttatttgttggaGAGGATAGATACGGTTTTTTTAGGATAGGTTTACAATGCCATGATACTACTAAATTTTATTAGCTCGCAGTTCTAAGCTCATCATACTCCTTTGTaatatatactataattttagcaataaattttctaatttttattaaaaatacaaTCGGGCaagagaaatataataaatttttttatctaaaaatttcCTGTGATAATTTAAGTCTCTTTCAAGTATAGTAGTTGTAtgcaatgttatgaataccgtttcgGACCCTGTTTCGGTTTATCCAGTGGAACGGAATATTTCGGTACCAGTCTATTTCGGTGTACCGCTTTAAGGTGTTTCggggtttctaaaaaaattaaaaataatatatatttatattttcttatacaacataaaattattgatcCAAATAAGTAAAccttaaaaaacacaaatcatTTAGTTTTTACCTAACAATTActattttagaatattaaaacataaatatgtaattaaaaaattaaaaataacaaccaaaaatagtactctatatatatatatatatatcacgtTGGGGACGGGCAAGACTCAacaaatataagtttaaaatcAAACTCCTTTGTCAgcttttttgagttttgtcatttccaaAAGGACCAAAACTTTGTCACGTGGGTGGGGTCAGCAAACTCAAAGTCTACAAGGCAAacacaaatataaaacaaaacaaaaacttgacaaagcaaaaactaaagtaaaaaaaggaaagaagagcaGACTGGCAGAGAGTCTAAGACGATATGAAGAAGAGAAGGAGCGAAGTCTGTGATCGCTGGGTTTGTTTTTTAGGCGATTGTCACTAGGTAATGACATGCTGTGCTAATGAGTTTGTAagtttagggatttttttttttcttttttttcttctaaaagcTAGTACCGGCCGAAATTGACCGGAATTCGTCGGAATGACTCGAAACTGGCCGGAATTGGACCCGAGGTGGAACGGGTGATATTATCGTTCCGATTGCATCTCGGTACGAGATTTTCCAACCGTTTCAGCCGGAACGGAACGATGGTTGTATGGCATCAACcaactaaatttaatttaaaaaaaaaaatgaaatttaatgaattttcttcaatttggtATAGTCACTTGGTGCAACCACGATTTCTaaacccaatttttattatataataagtgtatatatatatatatatagggggaAAATAACAACATTAACTAACAAAAGAAGATCCTTTATTTCGCTAAGAATCCTCCTAAACTCttaataacaatttaaaaaaaatcttaaccaAATAAGATTTATTGTTCATTGCTTCTTGCGgatctaaaaatttttattttttgtacttcaAATTTACAACACCAAACAACTAATATAGCCCCAATGTAGTTACATAACGCTCATTCAACCAAATTCTTAAGCACAAACAATACAAcatatcaaatgaaaatactTCCTCAatatgaaaatacattttaGCAGATAAACCTTTGCAATATCTAAAACTATTCCTCACCtatgtcaaaaaaatttctatgtgCATCAAATTATGATATGGGTTTTGTACTTGAGATGATAGAGAGATGATCGCTTGAGAGATAACACCGAATCCAGGGATGTATAGCTATGGAGCTATGAGAAACACTGAAGTTAAGGGGACTAGAAATGTTGATTCtgaaaaaacttgttttggaTATAACGTTagtgaaacttgattttcttaaaatcgagttcacttttaaaaaaatcccaatataatttaatacttttaaaattgagttacacacacaacaaaaaaatttcataaaatatttttcaaattcccaCAAAACTCAGTCTTAAGAATATCGAGTTCAGCATTGAAAAAATTTCTgaggaactcaagttccaattggattttattttttattttttatttttagtattattattttttaattgggaaaAGCCACATATGCTCGTCCAGCTTGGCAAAAACTTACCTAAAActcaaaaacattaaaattgaGTTACATTGaatctcaattttttaaaaatcgagtttcaaaacagggacacGGTGCTTAATAGTTTGAAAATAGGAATATTGTgctggatattttaaaaataaacccATTTTCCCCGtcttttttatacaaaaatgtTCCAATGCAGCACAAGACTTCTTACTGTTTCAGAGTATGCTAAAGAAGCTAGACCTTGAGGTTTGGACAATCATCGCTTGGTCTCTACTCTCTATTGGAATGCCCGTAAcaagtttgattttgaaaacATTCAGCTACAACCAAATGCCATCGGTGATGGAGCTACTGTATTTTCTGGAAGAGTACCAGCACTTCACAGCagctcaaaagaaaataaagactTATAGCAGAGTCCGTTTTTGTCAAGCGTGTATCTTTTACAGCAACGTCTGTATTGTGTTTAGCTGCTAAGCCTACTAGGCTCTTTCGTGAGCTGTTCACTTTTTCGTCTGCTTGTCTGTCACTAGATCGGTTTTTGTATACTTAGCTTTCTAtcttttaacttaaaaaaaaaaaaaaaaaaaaaaaaaaaaaaaaaaaaaaagcctaaaatttaggaattttattttggcctgaaattttaaaaaaaatataggaattTAAAATTGAGTGCTTATACTCAGTTGACCAGATTCTTTAAACCTTTCTAGGACTTAATAAAGTGTGAGTGAGGGTGTCTtgtgaccaaaaaaataaaatataaattgattaaATCCTGGCAAGAAAAACACTTacattagattatttattttacactccatttcaataaaatattatttctttatcaatttttattactcTCCCAAATAATTTCTCCCACCCTCTGTGTATATGAGTAAAGAAGTAATAATGTAAtcccaaattaaaaactaaacatTCAATAGTGAAATTTGGGATTAAGGACTAAGGACTAAAAGCTAAAGTAATGCTCATGACATTTTTGTCACCAGcacaaaaatgaaacaaatatcATGTTTGCTAAGCATATATTCGTGTCCATGACATTGCCATgtcaaaacaaatataataacatCTTTGTTTTAAACAGAAGCTTCATATGCTAACAATTCTTCAGCAGCTTTCCAATGACAACATAAAACACTCACCACAAAAGggtctttttttataatttacatCATTTATGTCAAACCTGTAACCAAAATTATTCCTGAGCTTGAGGTTGAAATGCCTGTCTAAATCCCTAGGGCAGGAGTAACATATTAGCAAACTTAACTACCAAATCATTcaacaaggaaaaaaatgttacaatCAAGACTCAAGAGAGTACATCAATTTATCAATGACTTAACCATTGAAACAGAGGCAGAAAAATAGTGATTCAATCACTTGTAATGTTTTAAGTGTGCACATTATCCTTGCACAGACCAGAAACAATCAAATTTATAACTTAATGCTTTTAAAAAGAGCTAAAAGATTAATGGCATTGAAAAATCATAGATTTGAGTCAAAAATTTGACTTTGACTTCTGCTTATACAAAAGTAAAGAGTATTCAATCATACCAAGTTCTCTCTATCACTAGCCCACTTATCAACAATCTCACTAAACCCAGCCATCTTATATCATACAAAAtcatatatttcaataattccaTGATTTCCAGCATATTCTAACTAATTGAAGCAGTTGaaacatattttataaaatggCATAAGATCAATCAACTATGGCTGCAAAGAATATAAAGCCTTCTATATGATATCGTGAGATATAAAATCAGCCTTATTTATTGCTTACCACCAATAAATCAACTTTCTGCACGCAGAAATTAAGCCCCtatttttttggtggggacTGAAAGCAAAGAGATTAAGCTCATCAAATTTTTCATGAGGGCAATCAGATGCGATAAGATTATGTTGGCTAAGCATGTATGCAGCACCATGACATTGCCATCTTTGAGGATGTGAACAATGTTATTGACACAAATATCATTTGGCATAATAGCCATaatctcctttaaaaaaaattcttaataaatTAGTACCTCTGATGTTCGTGTCATAAAGAATAAGagggaagaaagaaacaacataATAAGAGCTCGGATTCAAATTGCATATTTGATACCAAAATACTTGACATTGAACTTCACAAAAATAGCCACCTTGCTAGAAACCTCAACAGACTAATCTTCGTATTCAGATGACACATTTACCCCATCAAGTAGAACCAAACTCTCTATGGAATTGGCTGCGTAACCAGCCCATCTAATATTTGATTCCATTATAAGACTGTTCTGAAGTAGATTCTCAGGGTCAATTGATATCAGCCCCATGAAATTCTTAATTAGCAATTCACCATAGTCTGTGCAGCCATGGAAATGATGAAACCAATCGATTGGTACACATTTTCTGGTCCAAGACTCTGCCACGCCATACTCCTTCATCACCCATAAGTGGCACATGATGCCCCCAGTAGCTAGATAGTTAGAGATAATAATATAAGCCAGCAATCCCTTGAACACGGTAAGATATGATTGGTATACATTTAAGAAATCCAGAGGCAGCATTATCTTATGGAATCTCTCATCATTAATGTCAAAGGACAAAATGAAACGGCAGTGTTTGTTAGTTAGTATCAAGTGCAGTGCTCCgttaaaaaatatacatggtGAATTCTGATAAAGATATCCAATGTTGGGGTCGGACAACTCTGCTGACACTACCTTTCTCCACGAATCCGTACTCAATGTGTAAACCTCAGCCTCAGTTGGTGGATCTGGCTCTCCAAGAGACCCTGGGAAACTTACAAGTTTAAGAATCTTGAAATCATTCATTTGAGAATGATAAGCAAGTCCAAGGGTGGCACTATCAAAAGGGTCAGTCAAAAGAGCAGGAGCAAGCATCTTAAACTTTCTAATGCTTGGGTtccacaaatatatcatatgatCACCATTGTTTTCGTCAAACCTATCGAGGCAGAAGATGCCATTACAGAAGCAATTCATGAAGGCATCACAAAAGGGAAAGGGGGTTATAAACCTGGAAATCTCAGTCACTGTGCGGTCCCTATTGTAAACAAGTGTACGCA
The DNA window shown above is from Quercus lobata isolate SW786 chromosome 7, ValleyOak3.0 Primary Assembly, whole genome shotgun sequence and carries:
- the LOC115953972 gene encoding F-box/kelch-repeat protein At3g06240-like, whose product is MSRPTEKLRLLTERVLDDDIVFDILTRLPVKSLIRFRCVSKSWYSTITNPIFIATHFKLNEAKSLSNKNSHNGYLLYTSVTEGYSFHEDLRTLVYNRDRTVTEISRFITPFPFCDAFMNCFCNGIFCLDRFDENNGDHMIYLWNPSIRKFKMLAPALLTDPFDSATLGLAYHSQMNDFKILKLVSFPGSLGEPDPPTEAEVYTLSTDSWRKVVSAELSDPNIGYLYQNSPCIFFNGALHLILTNKHCRFILSFDINDERFHKIMLPLDFLNVYQSYLTVFKGLLAYIIISNYLATGGIMCHLWVMKEYGVAESWTRKCVPIDWFHHFHGCTDYGELLIKNFMGLISIDPENLLQNSLIMESNIRWAGYAANSIESLVLLDGVNVSSEYED